From the Lathyrus oleraceus cultivar Zhongwan6 chromosome 3, CAAS_Psat_ZW6_1.0, whole genome shotgun sequence genome, the window TGCCAACTTACTAAGGAATTTGAAAAGATGTGGCAAGTTCCACTAGTACTCTTCCTATCTGATTTGGAACCGTAAAAATCGAAATCGATATAACCAACCAAATTACAATTTCTTCCCTTAGAATACCAAAACGCATACTTAGAAGTACCATGAAGATACTTAAGAATACGTTTTACGGCTTTCAAATGAGATTCTTTAGGAGATGATTGATAACGAGCACACATACACTTGCTAAACATGATATTCGACCTAGATGCAGTGAGATAGAGAAGAGAACGAATCATACCTCTATACTTCTTCACATCAATACCCTTAACATTTTCATTCCATTCTAAGTTACCACTTgtaggcattggagtgtcaaTCAACTTTGCATTTTCCATACCAAATCTCTTTAGTAGTTCATTACAATATTTGGTTTGACACACAAATGTACCTTCATTGAGTTTTTTTTATTTGAATCCCAAGGAATTAATTCAACTCCCCCATAATACGCATCTCAAAGTCACCCTGCATAAACTTAGAAAACTTCTTGACAAGTTGCATATTAGTGGatccaaaaataatatcatcaataTAAACTTGAACTAGAAGATTATGCTTTCCTTGATGCTTGATGAAAAGTGTAGTGTCTAACTTTCCCCCAGAGTACTCTTGATCAATCAAAAACTTACTAAGTCGCTCATATCAAGCCATAGGTGCTTGTTTGAGTCCATACATAGACCGCTTTAGTTTATACTCATGCTTTTCAAAATCGGGAGGTTGAGCTACATACACTTCCTCATTAATATAGCCATTAAGGAACACACTTTTCATgtccatttgaaataacttgAAATCTTTGAAGCAAACATAAGCTAGAAACATTATAGAATACATGTGAAGACATTTAGATAAGGCACTACAATCATTTTAAATGAAACACACATTGGTTATCACTTGAAATTTTCAGAAGTGAGCACTCATAACATATATCATACACAAAATAAATCACatacttttgaaaaataaacagGTAAAAGAAATAACTTCCATACAAAGCGAAAGTTAAAAAGATAATACTTCACGATACAAATGACGGAGGATGCACATCCATTCCACAAGAAACTTTCGAATGAAAGTCGGAATAAATGCAAAACGTGCTATAAACTCTTTAGAAAACAACGATGTTACCACTTTTCTCTATGTCAAAGTACTTAAAAGTGTGATTAAAAATGTGCCCAAGAAGATTATTGATTTGATGATCATTGGAGATTCTCCAAGTCAAAGATAAATTGTCCACTGCAGATGGACTTTCAACCTTCTCCTTTTCATAATTGTTATCTTCTTCTTTCTCATGTTCCACCACTTTAGGCTGATCAATTCCCTTTTCAGTTTCATTGAGAATGTCTTGTGAAGATATACCTATATCATGAAAAGAAACACCTATCCTGACATTTCTCGGATAAAACATTAATAGTAATCAACACACTTTTACCAATTAAATAACATTAGATGTTGATTCCTTTTGGCCACACAAATATTCTTCCTTGCCACAAAGTCAACGAAATAGGGAGATGTAACACGTCATATGTCTTGAACATCCACAAACAAGATCCCATACTCTCTTCATAGACCCAAGATATTTATCCTATAAAACCAATAACAAGTGCTAGGTACCCAATCTTCATTGGGTCCTTGGGGGTGAGTGAAAACAaggttgcatttgggcaaccgTTGAAAAGctcctttaggaactaaaagtttcctaaatttgcatttttcaatagtatgacttttcttgcaacaatagagacaagatAAGTTTTGATGAGATATGCTTTTTCTATTAGACTCCTTTTTGACAAATTTATGCTTCTTATATGAATCGTTTAAACACCTTTAATACTTTGATGGATCAATAAAAAATGTAAGTTTTGGTTGTAAGGCTTTGTCTAATTTGACTTGAATAACATTTATCTCCTTTTACCAATCATGACAAGATTCACAACCAAACCTTGAAGGTTTTTCATCCTCATTCTTGTCATTTTGAATATCTATCATAAATCTCTTAATAACTTCCAACTTCCTTTCAGATTCTAACACTTTAGCTTCTAAGTGCAAAAAGACTTTTTCATGTGAAACTAATTTGTTAAAGGCATTTAAGGTCTCTCTATTAAGATCTTCAAAAACGTTTTGTAATTGAGTATAAGATAAGTCATTAATAGATTCAAGCTTAGAAATACTTacaattttcttcttctttttatttgCCTTGAGGAAAATCCGGGCCAATTCTACACTTAAAGTAGACCTTTCATCACTTGAGGACTCACTTGCGCTCTCCAAAGCAACATAGGCTCTTCTAGACTTGCTAGATTTCTTGTGATGACCTTTGTCTTTGTATTTCTTAATTTTAGGATATTCCGGTCTATAGTCACCAAATTCTCCATAATTGTAGCAAAAACTTCTAAGTTTATCTTTCTTGTTCTCATCTTCCCTTGAGGCTTTTGCTACCCTTCTAAACTTGGTTAAGTTCTTGTCGAAGCGCTTGACTCCATTCTTCATTATGTACCTTTGGTATCTTTTAATAAACAATCCCATGTCCTCATCATCTGAGTTCTTGTCATCCCTTATTTCACAGTCACTTTGCTCAATATACGAGGGCTTTGAGATTAAAGTATTTAGAGCAATAAACTTCTTCTCTCCCACATTGTCTTTACATTTCTCCCTCTTTACCATCTTCTCATGCTCTTTTTCGTGTTTTTCCAAGCAAGagagttcttgctcatgttcttctaATTTGCCAAACAAAGTAGTGAGATCAAGTACCTTAAGATCATTCTCCTCTTTGATAGCGGTGACCTTGGGTTTCCATTACCTATTAAGACACCTTAAAACTTTATTAGTAGTAATATAATTGGAAATAGGCTTACCTATAGAATTCAACCGATTAATAAGATGTGTGAACCTCTTTTacatgtcggcaatggtttcaccatgcttcatgcgaaatagttcaaactcttgattaaAGGTATTGATCCTAGCTTTTTTGACTTTATGGACAACTTCTAATGCACCCCACATAGGAAACTTCTAATGCGCCCCACATAGATTTGGCGGTTTCACAATGGGAAACACAATAATATTCACCAACACCAAGTATgaatatgagaatattttgtgcctcccaatcatgtgaccacaatttcttatcattatcattccattgtGCTTCTGGTTTTGGTACAACAACACattcaccattggtcattgtaatttaATTAGGACCATTGGTGATGACATCCCAAACAAATTTATCAACCGAGTTTATATGTGTAcgcatacaagctttccaatagccataattttcatCGGCAAAAATGGGCCCTATATTGTATGCCCCTTTAGGTTAGGTAGCCATTTTCTAATAAGCGAATATTTAAGTACGAAATTAACCagagctcgtgataccacttgttagacgatagaCTTCGATCtagagagggggggggggggggtgaattgaTCACAAGTTGAAAAGTTTGAACAAATACTGTTTTGAAAAACTTATGGCAAGCGGAAGTGACCCGGATCGAGTTGTCTAGCCGAACTACTATTTAAAAACTCGTATATGCATATATTGAATCAAAGTGATGATAATGACAACAAAttataaaacaaacaaaaatactATTGATTCAAATTATTgaacaccttgtgtgcaatcaATTTCATTTGTAAATATGTATGGTTTTGTTGATCTTCAATTCCGACCACAATCTAATTGATTGTGATCTACTCAACAAAGCCTCTTTCAAAAGTTTTATAAAAAATTCATCCAAACAAATTGATCACATAATCGATGAATTCAACAATTTACAAgtgaaatatatatatatatatatatatatatatatatatatatatatatatatatatatatagagagagagagagagagagagagagagagagtacacaaggatttgtttaggcagttcccctaTCGACCTTGCTATGGGTACGTTTGCCTTTAATTTGAACTtgaattgagataatgaaattaatCTTACTTTGTAAAATTAGAATACAAGATAAATGTAGCAATCCAACCCTACAAATTCTAAatttgatgttgattctaacactttctcttcccttgatcaaagcttgatcaagtaacccaacaatGCAAATTTGATTCACCGTGTTGCGCTACTCCTTTGTAAGAACCTCccgttcttcaaagctttcactcgatcaaATCCAAATTACGAATTTTTataacccaagatttaccaatatgatccaTCATCCCACACcactcctttgcaagaaccttccattcttcaaagccttcactcgatAGAATCCAAATTGCATAAccttgtccaaaaccttcaaatccctaattgatcttgaaggaaaaccccaacttggttttcttatttgaaaccctcaaagatcttaacccaatttacaattcaatCAACCGAAATTGGATGTTATAAACCGATTCTAGATGGCTTCTaaacaaagaatgattatgtgtaatttgtttgtttgtatgcatagaatgaggttgaagatgatgagaacaCTTTGAAATCCCTGTTACATGTAGGTTTACTCAAGAACCTTACTAGAATTGATGCATGCATAaagtgtatatatatatatatatatatatatatatatatatatatatatatatatatatatatatatattatatatatatatatatatatatatatatatatatatatatatatatatatatatatatatatatatatatatatatataaagcaAAAGAAATACAAGAGAATTAGAAAGAatgcaaaatttcaaaaattttagtgtatgtgtcgacctatgtaagtcatgtgtcgGCACATACGATGCACGTGTCGACCTGTAGAGGCGGCACATCAAACAAAGGATATAGGATTTAAAATGAGTTATGTGCCAACCTGAAGCTCGTATGTATCAACCTGTAGGAAATTgtttcttctatgtgtcgacctataacaagtatgtgtcgacacatagcTTGTTTTTCACATAATATTAATTTTTGatgcatgaaaccttttctaAAACTTTTCCAACATGTTGTTATGCATactaatgctaagatgcacatttAGACTTAGAGGATAACGTCCAATATAAATAAACACTAAAGTATCCTTGTTTTGATATCATACAAAACACATCTAACGAAAAGTTGCACTCACATAAGGCATTTGTTGTGGATGGAAATTCAGATGAGACAATGTTAGATGGTGTAGACTCATGTCTACTTTCAATGGATATAAGTTCATGGATAACTGACATGGTAGGTTAAGATGTAGGCTCAGGTCCATACTGCAGTTTCCTTTCCTACTGCATAACTAAGGAAAACACTTTGTTGATTTGAGGCATATGATCCATGAGTAACAGTTGCGATGCAACTCCTTGGTATTTATCATTCAAACCTATCAAAAGTTGTATTATCCTGTCTTTAGATCTAATTTTTTTATCATTCCTAATTGCTACACAGGTGGAAGGCATATGACAAGTGTAGTTGGGAATTGGTCTATATTGATCCAATTCCTCCCATAAGCCTTTCAATTCAGTAAAGTAATAAAACAATATCTTGTTTCCTTGTTTCAGGTTCAAAATCTCTTGGTGTAATTGAGAAACTCTAATTCAATCTCCTCTCATGAAACAATCTCTACACATATCCATTGCATTATTAACGAAAACTACACTTTTTGCAATTGAAGGTATGATTGAATTGATAATCCATGTATGCACTAGGTTGTTACATCTTTGCCATGATGCAAAATTCAGATCAATTTCATTAGGGACTTGTATTGATCCATCTACAAACTTGAACTTGTTCTTCATCACCAATGCTATTCTCATCTTCATCGACCATGAATGATAGTTATCACCTGATAAAGTTGGCGTAACACAAACTGTTGATGAATTTTCTAAAGGATTCACATAGTAAGGATCAAGTTGATCCACTTGATTTGGTACTTGATTCGTATTTTTGTTTCTCTCCATGATTGCGATCTTAATCTTTTCCAACCAAACTAAAACAAGAATAAAAAACTGTCTGTGTCGTACCTAAATTTTGTCCCATCAAATTTCCCCATTTAGTTTTAATCCATTTGCATTGCATACATTGCATTTTGTCCAACCCTGATTCATCAAGGTCAAAAATAGGGTCAGCCAAGATGGACTGGGATAGTTTGAAAATGAGGTTTTCCATTTGTTCATTTCATTGTACTTTCATCATTTATAATGAAGAAAGTCTTTTTCAATGAGtagaaaaaaaatcatttttcatCATTTAAAAGAAATAATAAGTTCAATTTTTATTCATCACTACCATCATCCTTGGGCCAAGCCAAAATCAATTTCACGAGCCCTTTTGATTATAACACCCCATCCATAAAATTATCACCAAATCATGTCATATTCTACCATTGTCACTCCATATCACAAACATACATTCACAAGCCATGAGCAGGATTTGATTTGAAATAAAATCGGGATTATTCAAAGTAAATAAATTCTATTCCATTACAAAAATACATATTTCATGATACATAACATCCACAACATTCCATGTCATTTCATACTTACATCCATACAACATTGAAAGTAAATTGAACTAAACCAACATCCTGCATTTTCATCGACCAAAGTGATACACAAATTACATACATAATGCAACCACACAACtcataaaataaaaaacaaattgAATGGAATAGAAtatgtgaaggagaattgcgacccaaagcgcagcggaaattaaaaaatttctcctttagagatccttacgaatggtcatgatcagtgatagaatatttacctcttgtgacggttgaaacctttggtgcagatctcttgtgacgatcgaaacctttgatgcaaatccacgaagcgatcacgaacgttgaacgatgacaacgtctctactcagtccacacgaacgggttccttcaatctcagtgctagctggtacgagtgaaggctttgagtgagagagagagagagtgatagaaaacgaaaataatgcaatcgcaaatttttgcttctgcacaagggttctatttatagaaccacttgtgtgggcttcaagctaaaagcccacttaagtgtattttggcccatatcttataatatgcccaaaatcacttaagctcatggtaccttaccatatttcgtattctactcaagtacatcgtacgttacgatgctctataactcacttaagggcaccgtaccttacggtattccttagttactctatctctcatcaatccgtcctttgtgtgtgaccctgtaggttttcgtgacgttggcaattatattaaatcactCATTTAACTTAATAAgcagtgagcggtatctagcaacacatcactgctacccaagacacgaaaatgtcatgtgatctgacaattccttctgtgataatacttatgtgtataattacccttttgcccttatgtctatattgaacacaaggcatagaccgtgtcatccttgttcagttcaatattgggcccatagacatttatcctgttacgcaggatgggcaaattccatctaggacactcatgtccctcagcatgctttgtggagtacccattaactatctttatggttatccagttacggacaacgttggatcagcaataaagcactcgactctacatctaggatccatagtggtttcaggtcgaagagtggaatacactattatcaccatgagaataacttatgacaccttgcataactttctatatagtattctcatagcgggtcaatccggtataagtattactcctaatattcatacctatgtttaagacctgataactctttatccatgatccatgagatgtgatcatcagtctacaaacatagtagtcttaatgctttaatgttatcccacttcacactaaagctcgactacggatactttaagaatagtgcccttatgtttaatgtgatctcatgattaagtcatacttgatacattaaacagactagctattctagggactttattaaacaaacgtaataaagaaaaagccttttattattaataaataattcgatacaagtaccaaaagtattggcctctagggcttacaccaacaatctcccactagcactagagccaatcaggcatacccttaatacccatagatctagtatggccatcatgcttctgctgcgcaagaggctttgtcagtgggtcagcaatattgtcaagtgtaggtactctgcatattttcacatctcctctatctattatctctcgaatgagatgataacgcctaagtatgtgtttggatcgttggtgagatctaggctccttggcttgtgcgatagcaccattgttatcacagtagagaccaatgggatccacaatgctaggaactatgccaagttcactaatgaactttttgatccaaacagcttcctttgctgcacttgaggcagcaatatactcggcctcggttgtagaatcagcaactgtatcttgctttgaacttttccagctcacagcgccaccgtttaagcaaaacacataaccagattgcgatctaaagtcatccttatctgtctggaagctagcatcggtgtatccaattacagccaactcttcctgacctccatatatcaagaatgagtccttagtccttcttaaatacttaaggatattcttgacagctacctagtgagcatcaccaggatcagattggtacctactcgttgcactcaaagcatacgagacatctggtcgagtacataacatggcatacatgatagatcctattgcagatgcatatggaatcttattcatgcgatccctttcttccttagttaaaggggattgtgtttttgatagacacaggccatgttgcataggtatgaatcctttcttggaatcatgcatattaaagcgtctcaacactttgtctatgtatgtactctgacttaggccaagcagtttttgtgatctatctctatagattctgattcctaatatataggctgcttcacctaggtccttcatagaaaagcatttccccaaccaagactttacttgttgtagggtgGGGATATCGTTtctaatgagtaatatgtcatctacatataataccaggaaaacgatcatgctcccactaaccttcttgtagacacaaggctcatcttcgttcttgatgaatccatattgttttactgtttcatcaaaacgaagattccagcttctggaagcttgcttcaatccatagattgatctttgtaacttacatatcttttgggcttcctctggtatgtcaaatccttcaggctgtgtcatgtacacatcctcaagaagatttccattaaggaaagcagttttgacatccatctgccatatttcataatcatgatatgcagcgatagcaagtaaaatccgaacagatttaagcattgcaactggtgaaaaggtttcatcatagtcaatcccatgaatttgtttgtatccttttgcaaccagtcttgccttataggtatgtaccttaccatccatgtcagtcttctttttgaagacccacttgcatcctatagggttaactcctacaggaggctctaccaaggtccaaacttggtttgtgtacatggaatccatttcagatttcatggcttctagccacttctcagactcgggaccagttatggcctcttggtaggtcacaggctcatcttgatccatgagtaatacatcacctt encodes:
- the LOC127129868 gene encoding secreted RxLR effector protein 161-like, translating into MENAKLIDTPMPTSGNLEWNENVKGIDVKKYRGMIRSLLYLTASRSNIMFSKCMCARYQSSPKESHLKAVKRILKYLHGTSKYAFWYSKGRNCNLVGYIDFDFYGSKSDRKSTSGTCHIFSNSLVSWHSKKQVFVALSTVEEEYLAVGSCCTQILLLKQ